The following nucleotide sequence is from Mangifera indica cultivar Alphonso chromosome 1, CATAS_Mindica_2.1, whole genome shotgun sequence.
ttttttgtttcttcagtTTTAAGAGATGCAGGTTCATATATAGATTGCTCATAAGGAGGAATTTGGCATCTCCGTTAGTCAAGGACCTGGATACTGTGACTATGGTATCTGCATGCACTTCCTCTTCAGCCTTCAGGTAGAATTTGAAACACCAATCCTATATCTAAGTGAGCAAAGTGAGTGATATATAAATGTGGTGGATTGAATCTTAACACaaaccaattgattttgtgtaatataagtttcgatttatatacttatatgttcattattagttataaattCTAAAACCATATGGTTAGACTACTCTACAGTTATCAAATGCATAATACCAATTTCTCTTGCACGTATCTTACATAACATTGAATAAATAAGAATTCTAAATGAAACATCCAAAGTTATATAAGCCTAAACCCTGTCAAATCTAGCTGTAACTGCATGGCTTTTCATTACTATATATAAGTTCAAATTGTTCATTGTAGCACTAAAAAATCCCATgtagacaaaacaaaaaagagatgttagtttatatatataaatcctACATATCATTTAAGAATGATAATTGAATATTAGTTAAAATGGCTTGTAAATTCCTAACCCAAAAACAAGATAATATGTTGAGGTTATTGAACCAAAATGTTCCACTTATGAATAGCTTAtcttagttttttatatatacttgtCAAGTTATTGAGTCAGTCGATGAATTTCAGTTTCCAAATGCATATAATTATGATGAGGATACGAGGAACCTGACGTTGGATCCATCACTTTCAGCTCCATGTATCTCCAGTCAAATCTGCAGTAAATTTGTATCGGTGGTCATATGAATCCGACTCGTCTGAGAATTAACCATGGCAATGTTGATACTGACGCATCGGCCATTGCCACCCAAGTACGGTTTCTGGACCGCGTAATGAAACTCAGTACAATTCTACGGCTCTGTATCTAGAACATTGTTTGGCTACAGGTTTAGCCTTAAACCTGAAATACAAGCGAGGAACTATTTCCGATAGGCCCTGGAGTTGAGTCCAGCCAGAATTGGCCCAGATTAGCATTACGGTTAGGTCGGCGGGTACTAATCCAATGGATCATGGACCAACTGCGTTTAATGTATGAGATTTACACCCACAACATTCCTCGTAAGGCCTCATTGTTAAATACCTCCAATAAGGCTGAGATTAATAATACTGTAACTGTTTTGAGAAATGTGAATTTTCTCCCACGTGTAGGAGGAAGAGACGGATTCGAACTAAATTAACTTTTAACTCGGttcaaaaaagttaaatttgtgtttaagtttgagctcaatGTCTCCTTTCAAATCAACTCGAATTTGATTTAACTTGAgagaaattaagtttgagtttggttaCGGTATCATATCAAGTTTGAGTTGAACTTAATTCAATATAGTAGGATAACtataattgatcaaaataatattattttgatatatattaataaaaaaatattttacccgattcaatttgaactttTCTAATATCGTGAGCTAAACATTTcccaaactcaaattcaagctcGATAATGCAAAATCTTTaggctcaagctcgagctcaccTAAACTAAACTTGCTTGAGCCAAGTTGACAATCAAGATATAGTTAGTTTGGCTTGAATGCACCCTACATAGAGGGatatatttaagtcaaattaaatttgaacaaaaattaattcaagtttgactagttgttgtaaaaaaaaaaaattatcaacacgacaaactttaattttgagttgAGCCAACAATCAAAACTCAAATAACTATCATTCAAATCTATCTCTgaccatatatatatgtgatcaAAAGACAGATGTTTTATACATGTATCTTATACGGTGGAAGTCATTTTATTTGTTCCTTTCTAGTCGGCACCAACTTGTATAAACCATTAACCACTATCTGttgattcatttgatattaaaaaagcCTCAATTTGAGAGAATTAATTAGAACGACTGATGACAGCTCTTTTagtcttctcttttctttcagtTCTTCTAGTTTATTTTCTTGCAATTACACCCCAAAACAATGCCTCATAAGTCATCCATATCTCTATTCAGTTTGATCCAATCTCTttaaaactaattcaatttgACCCCTTTTTTGTAACCATGTATATGTATGGAAAATTACACTTGCACGACAAATGGCTTTAAGTTAAGTCGATAAGCTAGACGATGTCGTTTCCTACGTTACAGAATTCCTTGGTCAAGAAATCCACCGAAGGAGTCAAAACCCAATGGGaagtttcttctttttatagCCATAATATTGGAAATAagatatatgataattaattgagaAAGCTGTGACATCACGTCTcctattttgttttgaaaggaGTCATTAAGCGAGAAACTCTGGAGGAAGATGATTAATAACCCTGCAATCTCTTAAGGGTTTGAGTTTAAAactgtttaattttcaaaatctaaattctCATATCTATCTAATCGCCAtcgtcatcttcatcttcatcatgtCATCCACAAGAGAAACTATGCAATATCCTTTGACTGCATGGAAGTTCCTATTTTTTCCAACAGTAAAATCGAGTGACCTTTTTTCGGTATTCATGAAAGTCACTCTTGCTATCTTCGTTTTCCTTTCAGCCTATCTCTTCTTCTACCACTCTTTTACAACCCACATAAAAGTCCACTCTTGCCCTCAGTGTGACAGATTCATCACTGAACAGAAATTCATCGACGTTGTTGATACTAACAATAACAATACTTCCGTCAATTATGAAAAGACAAATTTATCACATATTTTGTTTGGCATCGGCGGCTCAACACAGTCATGGGACACTCGCCGGATTTACTCTGACTTATGGTGGATTCCTAACATTACCCGCGGCTACGTTTGGCTGGATGAGAAGCCGAAAACTTGGCCGGAGATGTCGCCGCCGTACAAAATCTCCGAGGACACATCGAGTTTTAAATACTCTTGCTCGTACGGTTCGCGCTCTGCCGTGCGTATAGCGCGTATTGTCAAGGAAAGTTTCGAGCTTGGATTGGATAACGTTAGGTGGTTTGTTTTGGGAGACGACGACACAGTTTTTTTTGTTGAGAATTTGATCACCGTGTTGGGAAAATATGATCATAATCAAATGTATTATATTGGTGCCAATAGTGAAAGTATTGAGCAAGATCTTATACATTCTTATACCATGGCTTACGGCGGCAGTGGCATCGCTATTAGTTACCCTTTGGCCGCTGAGCTCGTTCGGGTTTTAGATGGATGCATTGATCGATACGATTCGTTTTATGGGTCTGATCAGAAAATACAAGGTTGCATGGCTGAGATTGGTGTACCCCTCACCAAAGAACTCGGTTTTCATCAGGTTTATTTCATTCTggttctctctttctctctttctcataaCTTAAGAGTATAATTCGTCAAGCTTAATATTTTCAGGTTGATATACGAGGGAACCCGTATGGCTTACTGGCGGCGCACCCGCTGACTCCATTGGTGTCGCTCCACCATCTAGACTATGTAGATACCATATTTCCGAAGATGACTCAAACTGAGGCGCTCAAGAAGTTAATCAGTGCATATGAAATGGACCCTAATCGGGCTCTGCAGCATAGTTTTTGTTATGATTTGATCCGTAGTTGGTCCGTCTCTGTTTCCTGGGGTTACACCGTGCAGTTGTATCCATTTTTGGTGCCGGCGAAGAAGCTGGAAACGGCGTACTTGACGTTTAGGACATGGAGGAGTTGGAGCGACGATCCATTTCACTTCAATACCCAAGCCATGAGCCCCGACCCGTGTGAAAGACCGcttatttatttctttgacCGGATTGAGAGGGTTGAAAGGAACAAGACCTTGACGACGTATACAAGATTCatagatgaaaatgaaaatgaaaaagcttGTGCTAGACTTGACTATGCTCAGGCTTTGACCGTCGAATCTTTCAGCATCTCTGCGGCCACGTTGACAACTGACGTTTGGAAAATGGTGAGAACAATCTTCCTTATTTCCCAAATCATgttgaataaatttttgtttagtgCCTAAACGAACATGATTGATTGAATCTTCAGGCGCCACGTAGACAGTGTTGCGAGGTCGTCAACGGTGGAAAAGGGACAGAAAGGGAAAGAGTTGTCGAGGTCAATATTAGGAGCTGCAATAGCTTAGAGAGCGTCACTCCACCGTAGAAGAAACCGACTTTTATATACCTATTTCACATTGAAAGTCACGCAGTCAACTGATTGTAAAGTTACACGGCACCGTTTGGCTCAACctggagaaggagaagaaactcgtaaatattttattgattaatttgttttttcctgGAGCTCAACCGACTACTAGATCTAATAACAAACTAATTTCACATGATTTATTTACTTCTGAATAGTTCATCTTAATTTATAGAGATGTTGTCATCCtgattattttttcctttgtatTTATCTTTTGGGATTATTGGAGAAGACTAATTATTCggtaataattaaaaactatgaaaatattattaaaaattaagcgAAAAAAGTTGAGATATGCTTCTCccatatcttttaatatttctttcttaCCAATAAACAGTAAATCATTGATGGTGTAAGAAGAGGAAATTTTGTATAGAACCCTTCTcatatgtatataaatcaattttttattttcaaataattttcaaaatacaataaatgaaggcatatttatcttcttttatgattttttttttgtaacgagATACCTAAATTGATTAGagataaatctaaaataatattgCTGCTTAGCTTTTGCAGAGGTGTTTCTAGGAACAAACAGTTGAAATTGTCTATATGAGTCAAATGACGTGAAACAATTTGATCAAGAAGCAACGACTAAGTCTGGTCAATCAACTTTTACCCTGGAATTGAAATTATTCTCCCACTAGGAACATAATAGGGATAGATTCGATTTAAATtctcaatttgaatcaaaatgtTTACACTTCTCTGTCAAATGGTATGATTTCACTCatctttaaacaaaaaatatttcattgatTTTCTTTCTGGGCTTTTGGTTAGTCAAAGTCTTCCACTTGACCTTACACAAGGAAATATAATTCCACCTGGCCAAAGCCTGAAAAGAATCAACGAATTCAAACACCACATAGTATATAGACACGACTTGTACAGTCCGGTAGAAAAGGACACAAATGCATTATAACTACTTGgaaactttttattttcctgTTTCTCACACTGCAACGCATGGAATGAAGCGATGAAGAAGCATCTTAAGGTGGAAAACGCGCGATTTGGGCAAATAGCAGCTCAAAAAGATTTAGCTTCAGAGATCATGCACAGTAGATTAATAGAACCGTCTTAATTTTCACTAAATATATGCTTGAAGAATGACTAAAGTTTggaataatttttgaaattattctgACGTATGTAACTTAAATTGGATGCAGTCTACGCCCCGTATAAGCAAAGGGTTGCCTTTTTCACATTGAATAaacaggccaaaagactatttcacccccaagtttaagtgttatctcaaagtcacaccaattaagtttgaaaaacccaaaatatcactcatcttttaaaaatcacagttatgattaaggataaaatagtcatttaataaaaaaatttaaaaatctaaagttttgttaTATTTCTCCCCCTCAgcttgaaaactcacaattcaacccccacctgaagtttgaaaaatcaaaatttcccccCTAGAGTTTGCAAATCATGGTTGGAGTCACTGGAGATGTCTGTCTTCGATGGCGTTGGCTCTCCCTTTAGGCTTAACTCTCTCTGTCGATCACTTCTCAGCCATCGGCGTAGGTTATTTCCTCCAacgaagacaaaatcatcttcgTCGGAGTGTCTTCATCTCGGACGAAGATTATTTTGTCTTCGTTCAAGAAGAAGACGACCATATTGTCTCTATCTAAGACCTCTAATTATCGTCTTTATCTGAGACGAAGACACTTCaatgaagatgatttcatcttcatcgAAGGAAATAGCCTACACTAGTGGTTGGAAAGTGATCAGCAGGGAAAGTTGAGCCCGAAGGGAGAACCAATGCCATTGAAGACGATCATCTCCGGCGACTCTGaccatgatttgcaaaccctacggggaaagttttgatttttcaaacttcatgtGGGGGTtaaattatgagttttcaagtTGAGGGGGGccaaacataataaaactttagtttttttgttaaaagacgtttttacccttaatcctaactgagatttttgATGGATGGGTggaattttaggtttttcaaacctaaCGGATGTGTCTTTGTgataacacttaaacttgggtgggaaatagtcctttggcctgaATAAACATTAAAACTGCACACACTAAATTATCTATCAATAAAACTAGGCCAAAtgacttgtttccacccaaggtttgatgtaattccaTACTTCCactttctaactttgaaaaaaccaaaatttcattcataagtcaatttctattaaaatttttaggtagatataggggtaaaattattattttaacaataatattaaaatatatatcaaatttattatattcccCCATCCCtcttactaagttttaaaaattaataacttcacTCATGTCTAAACTTTTccagttttgaaaagtcatatccCCCTCTAAATCgagagttttttttctttatctctccGACCACtatctttatttttgacaaCCTCTCCTTTCTATCCTAAATTGTCTTCAACATGATTGGCCACGAGATCTTCGTCTCTCTAGCACGATTGGTCATTGATGAAGACTCAACAAATATTGACAAAGATTCGTCGATTCCTGAAGAATATTAACAAAGACAATTGTCTTCATTGATTTGTTTGGAATTGACAAAGACAAGTATTTGTCGATGACAAATCGTGTTGGAAGGTTGTCAGAGGGGGAGGGACATCACCGGGTGGGATAGATAATATCAAAGAAGTCGACTGTTCATAGGAAAATTGTATCTGAAAATCTAAAACTCTTgcgacttttcaaagtttaatcatattgaaaaatagttagtttttagggtttaggaggaaatgataaaattttttatattttttaaaattacttgttaaataacaatgttacttctaaaattaaatagattttgttaactttaacaaccTATAGatgagactttgagtttttaaaagttgacaGGTGTGAGtttaaaattacatcaaactttaggtgggaataagtattttgaccataaaactatatgtatctactttaaatacacaaatgagtaCACACTTGatgtttgttattatataattgaataattttgagttaaggataaagtaatacctaatcacataataacatacttaaaatatatatttatttatatatttaaagtaggtatatataatattgctcattatctatatatttattattttaaattgaaattaaaaaaaaaggtcaaatcaCTATTTGCCATCCAATgtttgaaaaaatgatatattcctacattttaaattagaaaaaaccaTCAGTTTTAACATTCAAAAGATATTATGTCATTTTTGTTGGAATGAATTATAAAAAGTATTATGAGGgtgtaaatatcattttttgtaaatttatagGGCAAGTGGATATTTCCTATCTTGTTtcaaaaatcattatatttacCCTTATAGTATATTGAAAATACTATAACCGAATTagtttgtaatatgatatttataattctaatttCTTGTGTCTTGTTCAGTTTTTGGGAATgtaattgtaattataaatatattaagacatatattgtaatttcaaaaaatataaaaaaccaccgcaaactttttcaaaattttaaaa
It contains:
- the LOC123195950 gene encoding uncharacterized protein LOC123195950; protein product: MSSTRETMQYPLTAWKFLFFPTVKSSDLFSVFMKVTLAIFVFLSAYLFFYHSFTTHIKVHSCPQCDRFITEQKFIDVVDTNNNNTSVNYEKTNLSHILFGIGGSTQSWDTRRIYSDLWWIPNITRGYVWLDEKPKTWPEMSPPYKISEDTSSFKYSCSYGSRSAVRIARIVKESFELGLDNVRWFVLGDDDTVFFVENLITVLGKYDHNQMYYIGANSESIEQDLIHSYTMAYGGSGIAISYPLAAELVRVLDGCIDRYDSFYGSDQKIQGCMAEIGVPLTKELGFHQVDIRGNPYGLLAAHPLTPLVSLHHLDYVDTIFPKMTQTEALKKLISAYEMDPNRALQHSFCYDLIRSWSVSVSWGYTVQLYPFLVPAKKLETAYLTFRTWRSWSDDPFHFNTQAMSPDPCERPLIYFFDRIERVERNKTLTTYTRFIDENENEKACARLDYAQALTVESFSISAATLTTDVWKMAPRRQCCEVVNGGKGTERERVVEVNIRSCNSLESVTPP